In Waddliaceae bacterium, the sequence CATTGGTTGATATTGTTGGCGTATTAATAGAAAGCGTCAATCCAACAGATTATTTGAAAAAAATTCGTAAAAGAGACGAAGAACTTGGAGCTTACCTAGGGACAAAATGTCCCCAGGTAGAAATGTTAACTGAAACAGGAAAAAAAAGAAAAACACTTGCAGGAAATACCAAAGACGTTTTTCGTATCATTCAATCCATCCCATCTCCGAAAGCCGAGCCATTCAAACGCTGGTTTGCAAAAGTTGGTAAGGAACGGCTTGATGAGATAGAAAATCCCGAGCTTGCCCAAGAGCGTATGAAAGAGCTGTATGAGAAAAAAGGGTATCCTAAAGATTGGATAGACAAGCGCTTACGCGGGATGGCCATCCGCCAGAACTTAACAGGCGAATGGCAAGAGCGTGGCATTGAACATCAACAAGATTTTGCAATTCTTACAGCAGAGATTTCTAAGGCGACCTTTGGAATGACTCCTTGCGAGTATAAAAAACACAAAAACATCCCTGCCAAGTCAAAAGCTAACCTGAGAGACAATATGACGGATTTCGAGCTTATCTTCACAATGCTCGGCGAGAAAGTTACGACGGAAATCTCGCATAAAGAAGAACCAAGAGGTATGCCAGAAAATAAAAAAGTCGCCAAGCGCGGTGGCAGCGTGGCTGGTAATGCAAGAAAAGAAACGGAAAAAGAACTAGGACGCAGCGTGATTTCTGATGAGAATTTTTTAGAAACCGTTGATGAAACGAAGCAACTAAGTTTGTTTAGCGAGCAAAATTAATTATGACGATAGAAGATTGTAAACATGTAGCACTTGGCGATAAGGTTCCGACGACGATACGCATCGGCGATGTAGTTATTGGTGGAGGCTTTGCTGTGATAGCGGGTCCTTGCGCGGTAGAAAGCGAGACTATGATGCTTGATATAGCAGAAGCCGTTAAAGACGGCGGTGCTGACATGCTCCGCGGTGGCATCTTCAAACCCAGAACGTCGCCGTATGATTTTCAGGGGCTGGGAAATGAGGGACTGCAGATCTTAAAAAAAGCTAGAAAAACAACAGGGCTGCCCATTGTCGTAGAGATCCTAGACACCAGAGACGTTGCTATTGCCGAAGACATCGACGTCATACAGATCGGCTCGCGTAACATGCAAAACTTCGCTCTATTAAAAGAAGTCGGTAAGACGAGGAAGCCTATACTACTAAAACGTGGAGCTAATGCCACAATAGAAGAATGGCTGTGTAGCGCAGAATATATCCTCGCCGAAGGCAACCCCAACGTCATCCTTTGCGAGAGGGGAATACGTACCTTCGAAACATATACTCGCAACACCCTAGACCTCGGCGCTGTAGCAGCAGTAAAAACTCTTACACATCTTCCCGTCATCGTCGATCCTTCACACGCAACAGGAAGGCCAGAACTAATACTCCCTATGGCACTGGCAGCAGCAGCGGCAGGAGCCGATGGCATCATCGTAGAAGTCCATAACAATCCCGCCGAGGCACTATGCGATGGCAAACAAGCTCTTACACCACAACAGTTCTCCAAAATAGCCAAAGATGTACGACGCCTACACACTTATCTTACGAGGAAACCTTTGTTATGAGTCGGAGTAGGAAATTTTCACCACAGAGCCATAGAGAACACAGAGAGAATATAGGGCGGGCTAGGGGCATATTCAATGTTCAGTTATTAGTTATCAGTTATCACACTATTCACTGGTCACTGGTCACTGAAAAAAGGGGGTCTGGGGGAGAATCCCACAGCAATTGTTTTTTTTCTTCTCTGTGTTCTCCGTGCCTCTGTGGTAGAAAATCCTATTCCGAAATTCTTCTACGCTGCCTTCTGTGTCTTTGTGGTAAAAAACCGATAGCGCGTAACATCGCCTTCATAGCACATTAGGGGTGATAGTTATATGCTTCCGAAGATATGCGTTAGTATAGCAGAAAAGTCAGTGCCTCCAGACGTAGATTTCGCCGAGATACGTCTCGACATGATGGATGTCACCGTTGAAGACGTCGCTGATATTTTCGCAGCACCGATACCACTGATAGCAACATGCCGCCCAGAGAAATATGACGACGATACAAGGAAAGAGCTTCTCATCACAGCGATACGTCACGGAGCAAAATTCGTCGACATAGAAGTCGACGCCGAAGAGCAATACCGTAACGATATCATCGCAGCGGCAAAAAAATATGGCACCACAGTAATAATATCTTTCCACGACGAAGAAAAGACGCCAACACAAAAAACGCTAGAAGATATCGTATCACAGTGTTTTGAGTGCGGCGCCGATATCGCGAAGATAGCGTGTAACATTTCTTCTCGCGACGACAGCGAAATACTTCTAAGTCTCATGAAAGACGACAAAAAAATCATCTCCGTAGCTATGGGAGAACAGGCTTTGTCGTCACGTGCCGAAGCTCTACGACGCGGCAGTCTCTTCACATACGCAGCCCTAGCACCAGGCAAAGAGACAGCACCAGGACAGCCCGACATCAAAACCCTACAAAGATATATGACGAAATGCTTCGCCGTAGTAGGAAACCCCGTCTTCCATAGCATAAGCCCCACGATATTCGACGCCGCCTTCAAAGAAAACAATCACAACGCCACATACACACGAATAACAGCAGACGACGTTATAGATATTATCGCCCTGGTAAAACGGCACGACATCGCAGGCTTTAACGTGACATCGCCTTTCAAAGAAGCCATCATCCCATACCTCGACGAGCTCGACGACACAGCACAATACGTCGGTGCAGTAAATACCGTCGTCGTCAAAGATAAAAAACTCATAGGATATAACACCGACATAAAAGGCGTTACAGAGACGCTAAAATCCCACAAAATATCCCCGAAAAAAGCCGTAGTCCTCGGCGGCGGAGGAGCAGCAGCAGCAGCGGCATATGCCATGACGACTACAGCAGAAGATACCGTCGTCATCAACAGGACACCCTATAAAGCACAAAAAATAGCACAGAAATTCGGATGCAGGACGGCGCCTTTAGAAAATATCGCCGAAGAGCTACGCAACGCCGACATCCTAATATCGTGTATAACAGCACAACACAACCCAATACCACCGTCAGCGTTACATAAAGACCTCGTAGTCTTCGACGCCAACTACAAAACATCGCCGTTAGCAACAATAGCACGTCAGCAAGGATGCACGACGATAGACGGCATACAATGGCTTATAAACCAGGCAATACCGACATGCGAGCTGTTCCTCGACGGAAAAGCACCACGACAAGCAATGGAAAAAGCCCTCTCAAAAAAAGACAATAAAAAACACGTCGCCATAATAGGATTCATGGGCGCTGGCAAAACGACGATAGCACAAGAACTCGCCAAAATGATGAAAATCATCGCCATCGATGTCGACGACATAATAGAAAAAGAAACAGCAAAGACAATAGCAAAGATCTTCTCCGAAGAAGGCGAAAAAAGCTTCCGCGAAAAGGAAAAGCTCCAGCTTGAAAAAGTATGCTCGCAGAAACAACCCCATATAATATCATGTGGAGGGGGCATCATACTAGACGAAAATAACAGCGAACTCCTCAAAAAACATTGCATAACGATATTCCTGTCGGCATCACAAGAGACGATAAAGGAAAGAATAAAAAACGACACATCACGTCCACTATATAACGAAAAAACAGCGGGAAATATCTTAGTCGCAAGAAATAAATACTATACAACGACGGCAGATATTGTCATAATGACAGATAACAAAACACCACAACAGGTAGCAGCTCATGCATTCGACGAAATTAATACGTCCCTCATACATCGATGGTAGTGTGAAAGCTCCGCCATCAAAAAGTATGACAATACGCGCCCTAATAGCAGCATCGCTGGCAAAAGGAACCTCTACGATACAAAACCCTGCAAAATGCGACGACACAAAAGCCGCTTTAAAAATTATAGAAGCCCTCGGCGCTAAGGCAAAAGAAAAAGGCGATAAGATAATAATAGAAGGCGGAGGGAAGCCCTCGGAAAGCGTATTGTACTGCATGGAGTCCGGGCTGTGTATGAGGATAGCACCAGCATTGGCAGCGCTGCACGACAGGAAATTCATGATAACAGGCAGCGGATCATTGTCATATAGACCAATAGATATGGTGGTAGAACCACTGAAAATGGCAGGAGCACAATGCGAGATAGATAAAAATTCTACGAAAATACACGTGGAAGGTCCGCTAAAAGGTGGAGATATAACAGTAGATGGTAGCATGACGTCACAAGTCGTTACAGGGCTGCTCATGACACTGCCCCTCGTAGATAAAAACTCGACGATAACGGTGAAAAACCCCACAAGTATACCATATATCGCTATGACGATAGCCCTACTGAAAAAGTACGGAATAAAAATAACACACGACGATACATACGAGAACTTCAAAATCAAAGGAAAACAAAAATATAAACCCTGCACATACAATATCGAAGGCGACTGGTCGGCAGCAGCACCAATGCTCGTAGCAGGAGCTATAAGAGGGAAAACATTCGTGTCAGGTGTCGATATACTATCAGAACAGGCCGACAAAGAAATCCTCTCCGTACTAAAAGACGCAGGAGCATACGTCGACCTTCGCGATGACGGCATCGCCGTAGAAAAACGCGACCTCAAAGCTTTTGAGTTCGACGTAACAAACCACCCAGACCTACTGCCGCCACTAGTAGCATTGGCATGCTACTGCCAAGGACAGACAGAGATAACAGGGATAGAACGCCTGCGCTACAAAGAAAGCGATCGCGTACAGGCACTAGCAACAGAACTCTCGCGGTTAGGAGCATATATCTCCTGTGAAGACAACTCTATGATAATAACAGGGAAAGCATTGACAGGAGGTTTCGCCGACGCCAACAACGACCATAGAATAGCAATGGCCCTAGCAATAGCAGCATTACGAGCACAAGGCGATGTTTTTATAGAAGGATGGAAGAGCGTAGCAAAGTCATACCCGAACTTCTTTCAGCACTTGGAGGCCATAAGTGAATAGATTCGGAAAAATGTTCGCCGTCACAATCTTCGGAGAGTCGCACGGACCAAAAATCGGCGCAGTAATAGATGGATGCCCACCAGGGATACCAATAACAACAGAAGATATGCTCGCAGACCTTGCAAGAAGAAAAAGCGGCGCCCGAGGAACAACAACACGACACGAAAACGATATCCCAACAATACTCAGCGGCGTCTTCAACGGCAAAACAACAGGAACGCCACTCTGTATAACATTCGATAATAACGACACCGACGCAACACCATACGAAGAAATAAAAGACACGCCACGTCCAGGCCACGCAGACCTGACAGCACTCCAGAAATATCAAGGATATAACGACTACCGCGGAGGAGGACACTCCTCAGGGCGCCTCACAGCGCCAATAGTAGCAGCAGGAACGATAGCAAAGAAAATCCTCGGCGACATAACAATAAAAGCCACCATAATAACCCCCGATATAGAAAAAGCCGTCGATAACGCCATCGCTACCAACGACTCCATCGGCGCAATAATACAATGTCAAATAAAAAACATACCACCAGGACTGGGAGAGCCATTCTTCGACTCCATAGAATCACTCATCTCACACGCTATCTTCGCAATACCAGGAATTAAAGGCATAGAATTCGGAGCCGGCTTCAGCGCCACAACAATGCCAGGAAGCGAATACAACGATACCATCATCAACACCGCAGGTAAAACTTCAACAAACCACTCCGGAGGCATTAACGGCGGAATAACAAACGGTAACGACATAATCTTCCGCGTCGCCGTCCGCCCAACAGCAACAATATCACAAAAACAAAATACCGTAAACCTAAACACCGGAAAGCCCACAACAATAACACACCAAGGCCGACACGATACATGCTTCGCACTGCGCACACCCGTCATCATCGAAGCCATGGCTGCTATCACCATCGCCGACTTTAAATGTCAGGGGCTCTGCCCCTAACAACCCCGCCAAAGGAAACGAAGTTTCCTCTGGACACCTGTTTGCCATGTCGCCACACTCTCATCGTCTGGGTCTTCTATACGCTCTACGCTATTCCTATACGCTAATATAGGCGCCCTTTGCAAACCCACGACAAAGCGAAAGGGGTCGGCGATATATCGCCGACCCCTTTCGCTTTGCCTCCGCCGTCTCATCCCATCGCGACGATGGCATGAGAGAAAAAGGCAATAACTTCTTGCGATTTCTGGTAAACTATTTGAACGATGACCTATGAATATGCCTGGACACGGCAGTGCCTCCCTCGCCGTTATCATAAGAGAAAGATTATATATTCACGCTTGCTATAGAAAAAAAGAAAAGAAGTGCAATCAACGATAATGGCGATAGCTGTGCGTCCGCTGCGCGCTCTGCGCAGTGGGCGCTCTCTGTGAAAACTCTGCGATTCCTCCTCTGTGATCTCTGTGGTAAAGTCTTATTCTTTTTCTATCCGCTATCCGCTATAACTATCCGCTATCTAAAGCTCCGTGGTAGGAAAACCTGTCCTCCAAAAAGACTAAGCCATAAACCTAAAAAGACCGAAGTGAAAGCTATATAAGGAAACCCCGACAAGAAAACAGATAACGCCAAAAACACAGCTACAACAATTCCTGCATGAAGAAACCTGACAATCAAAGACCTTGGCGGCACGCTGGCGATGTCCCATCGTGTGCTGAGTAATATCCCTATACCAACACCTGCTGTAAGACCAAAATAATGGAAAAACTTGCTTGTCGCTGGGAATAACAACGTCATAGCGAACAGTACAGGAAAAAGAGAGGTAATCAGAACCCTTCTCCATAAAGGCATCGTAAACCATCGTGCTTCGATATATGATGAAACAGTATTCCCGACGACGACAATAACCCCACCAATAACAAGACCTCCGACGATGTCGCTCGGAAAATGCAGCCCCAAATATACCTTTGAAAGGCACAAGAAAACGCCGAAAAGGATACTAGCTATCCGAAGATAAAGATTTTTACTAGTAAGAAAGATCAAAGATGCCAGAATGACAGCTGTCTGTGCAGCGCCGCTAGGGAAGCCAAGACTTTTAGAATATATCGGCGAATGTAACACGTCGAGAGAAGAGTCAATATGAAAAGGCCTCGGCAAGCCGAATGATATTTTTGCTATTGTGTTGACAAGGAAACTCGTAAACAAAAGATAAAAAAAGGTGATCCCAAGGCGCCTGCTGCAAACATACCACGCAAAAGAGACAATAGCGATACTGAACATAAAACGGTCAGCACCATCAAGCATACGAAAAAACATGTCAAAAAAAGGACAGCGTAACACCTGCAGAGAACGTATCCAGTCGAGCTGTATAGCATGAAAAACATTCATATTATGAAATTATTCTACTCGACAACAATTACTGCTTCGTCAGAATCTTTAGGCGACAATATTTTTTTTATCTTCTTGTTGACTTTACGAAGCTTGAAATGGAAGATATATAATGTCCAAGATGTTGTTAATGACAGTACCGCAAAAAGATATTCTAGCTTGGAATTAGTATTGATGATTTTTTGGAATACTAAAGCTAAAACAGAGGTTTTTACATTAAGATTAAACATAAGCAAAACAAATAACCCGACAATCGGAGTTATAATGAGAAAAGTAAGAAAGCGCGTTCCATGTTTCTTGTAGGCACAGTGATATGTTGCAAAAGTAAATGATGCAAAAATAATATAAGACGCTATAATAACTGCAAGCGTTCCTCTATTAGAAATGTAGGAGGGGAATGTTTTGTATATGTCAAAAATAAGATTGATAATCCCGAAAAAAGATGCTATTACAAATATTGTAAGCCAACGACTTCGAGTTTTAGAAAGCGCTGGTGATAAAGAACTAATGTCCATAATGTTACTCCAATGTAATTGTGCTGTAAAAAGAATAAATAATAGCATGAAAAGATGTTAATAACAACAAACATTTTATATTAAGTTAGAATTAAACTATACAGTTTAAGGAGCCGAAATACAGTGTCAACACCTGCTCAGCCCATAAATTATTGTAAGCTCAGGTGTGATGCTATGGCTGAGGTAGCGACAGAAATATGCGATGATGCATTGGAACACTATGATAAGCATTCATATCGCTTTAAAGACCCTGTTAAAATTTCTACAGATCCGCATTTCAAGGCGATTACAGGACTGGCAATACAACTTTTTCGAAAAAATATACAAAAACATCGCGATGAATTTAAACCGGCGGCGCTTACTAAGGATGGGTTTCCAAAACCATATGATACATTTCCAGCGCCAAAGAATTTAAAAAGACACATATCGGAATATGAATTATCACTGCGTGAGCGTGAGGTGATAGACAAAACTGAAGAGTGCGAAAGGCTTGTCTTTCAAATTGCTATGAAGCACGCCGTAGAAATTGAAAAAGCAAAAACAAAAATAGAAGGAGTTAAAGAAGTCGATGCCTGAAAAGCTCTTTCAAAAAGTCAACATTATCTTCGTAAATATGGCGGTGTTTGCCCTCCCACGTCTTTCTCTCATAAGTGAAGCCTATAGCCCCCAGAGCTTTGAGGACGAGAAGTAAAGGCGTAATATCGTCGAGGTGTGCCGGCAGTGGCCGTACCGTTTTATATCCCTGCAAAAAAGCATTGCGCGTCGTTGGATAATGATGCCACGCAAGCCTTTCCATCTGTGCAAAATCTTCTTCGGCGAAAGATCCCCTGGCATTCTCGAAGTCGATGACAGCCTTGACGTCATCGCCGTCGACGATGATATTACCAGGACGATAGTCACGATGGACGATGCAAGGGCCTTCTGCATCATCGAGAATATGTATATGTTCTAAAACGAATTTCTTACACAGCCCCAACAACGACGCATCGGTGATAGAAGAGCATTCTGCGAAAGAACGTTCGAAATATATCTGCATCTCCTCGCGAGGTGAAGCAGTGACGTCTTCATCATTAGAAAGGTCTCCATATCGGTCGACAGAAACATCATGAAGAAGAGCCAAAGTCTCTCCTATCTTAGAAGCACATGAATCGGAGAGCGTAGACGACTTCAGAAGAACTCCAGAAACATCTTCAATAAGAAGAGCTCCACCGAAATCTTCGCCGGAAGCAACAGTGTCGATAATGTCAGGGACAGGGATGATGCCACGTAGATGAGAAAGATAGAACGCTTCCCTTCTAAGCCTGTCACCGCTGAAGAAATATTTCATGATATATGACTTGCCATGAGAAGAGTGCACGCGGAATACCGTAGAACTTATAGCATCGTCATGGATGATTGGCTCTACAGAAGTAGGCGATATACCAAGGATATCAAGATCCTCGTAGATGCGGTCACCAGAATAATACATGCTATAACGCTTTCTATAGAGCTTCAGGGTTTATCGTCATGGTGTCAAGCCACTGCGGAGTGAGCACTACATCGGTGTCTTGCTCAGAACGAAGTACACACTGCACAGCATACTGCCCAAGGTTGAAGAGCATGCCAATGTTATGATTCTCATCTTTGATGATGTCAGCCTCGGAAACCTTTGTCTCATAGTCGCCGAAAACGAACGTCAAAGAAAAACTGTTGAGCGATATCGGAGAACTGAAATGCCCGAGAAGCTCTTCGTTTTTGACGATTTCACGCATCCACGTCATAAGAACGCCACCAAGAATCTGTTGCCCTTCTTCACGGGATACCTTCCTGTCAGTCTCAAAGCGGAGTTCTAAATTATTTACCTTGTGGAGCATGCGGCCACCTTCGGCGGTGATGTTGAAGTCAGGGTAATTATGCTCTATGATAGCACGGCCAATCTGTAGCGCTTTAATGCCAGCATGGACATGAGCAGGGACGTTGTCGTCGGAGGTTTTGTTCTTCCAAAACCATGGCTTCTTCGGAGCGTCAGGAGCGTTTATAACAGGAAGAGCGTCAGGGAAATATTGAGAGAGATTTTGATACGCGATGTTTCTGGTGTTCTCGACGACCTGCTGCCTCTCACGATAGTCATCGGAAACAGGGAGATAGTTTACTATGCCTTCCTTCTCACCGAAAGCAACAAGAAGCTCGTCAACTGAAGATATTGCGATGTCAGCAAAAAGCCCGCAACTTAAAAACCCTAACATAACAACAGTCATCATCATTATCTTTTTCATCACAATACCCCTTAGTATTTTTATTGCATTTCTAGCTAGCAGATCGCCCTTTGCGTAAGGTCAGTTATTGCTACAAAACTATCAGCAAAGACATTAAAGGTAAAGATGTATGTGCATTTGTGAAATGTCGACGGTGGCAATCATGGGTTATAGGCTATCGCCGGCAGAAGACATCGCCGAGCCAGCAATATAACCAGTAGTCCATGCCGCCTGGAAATTAAAGCCTCCGGTAATCCCGTCGATATCTAAAATCTCGCCACCGAAAAAAAGGCCAGGAACTTTCTTGCTTTCCATGCTTTTAAAATTAACCTCGGAAAGATCGACACCGCCGCACGTAACGAATTCTTGTTTGAAAACGGTCTTCCCAGAAATTCTATGGCTGTCGTATTTCAGACGCTGAAGGATGCGCTCTTTAGCCTTCTTAGAGACATCATTCCATCGTAACGCGATATCAACACCAGATAGTGACAACAAGGTCTCCCAAAGCTTCTTAGGGATGCTGTTGACAATAGGGGAGTTTGACAAAGATTTCTTGGGGCAGCACACAGATTTTTCTTCGAGAAGAATCCTTAGCTTTTTTTCTGATACCTCGGGAATCCAGTCGATAACACAAGTCGTAAGATAAGACATATCATGTAAATCGCGAGCTCCCCATGCCGAAAGTTTCAATGCCGCAGGACCACTAAATCCCCAATGTGTAATCAAAAGCGGCCCGCGCTGCTTGATCTTGAGCTTAGGCAGAGATATAACAACGTCTTCGACGGAGACGCCAGAAAGGTCGCGTAGAGAGAATTTAGGGATGTTGAAGGTGAACAGCGAAGGTATAGGAGTAATAACACGATGACCTAACGACGCAGCTAAACGATATCCGTCACCACCACTTCCAGTAGCGAGCATTATAGCCTCAGCACATAAAACTTCACCGTCCTGTAAACGAATAAAAAAGCCGCCATCTTTTTCGTGCTTTATCTCTTTAACGCTAGAGTTGTAATTAATAGAAACGCCAAGGTCATTAGCTTCATCGAGGAGACAGTCGATAATCGTCTGGGAGCTGTCTGTTACAGGGAACACCCTGCCGCCTTCCTCAGTTTTAAGCTCTACACCGCGGCTTCTAAGCCATTCTATCATATCACTAGGCTGGAAGACAGAAAAAGGGCCGATAAGCTCACGATGACCTCTAGGATAGTTTTTCGCTAGCTCGCGGATGTCGAAGCATGAATTCGTGACGTTGCAGCGCCCACCACCGGAAATCTTAAGCTTGGAAAGAGGATCCTGTGACCGCTCTAGAACAAGGATGCTACCACCAGAAGACAGCGCAGCATAACGGTTTGCAGCAAAGATCCCAGCAGCGCCGGCTCCAATAAAAACGGCGGAATATTTTTTCTTATGTGCTTGCAAAAATATACCTCATAGTTTCTTGGGCAACTTGCTTATTAATTGTCTTTGTTCCTGATTATGTAGCGTGGTGAGAGATTGTAAGAGCTCTATAACATAAGGAGGAATAGGGGTGCTGGTTTTACTGATCACATCGAAAATAGATTTATGAAGAGGATCCGGAACAGTTTTTGGCAAGAATGAAATCACGTTAACAAAGCTCGTGATAGACCGGACTTTCTCTTCGATATCGGCAATGCCCTGTATTTTTCCGGGGAAAGGTTTCAGCATGAGTGGTATTTGTTTAGGGTATAGCTCTTCAGGACATTCTGAGAGAAACCAACCTATGACATCGAGGTAAAGTCGTGGGTTTTGATATATGGAGGAACAAGTTTCACCGAGATGTAGTACGATATCATCATGGATATCTTTGGCTTCTTCGCTGTCGATAGCACAAAAGAACGCTCCCCGCAAGCTGGACATGCTCTCTAAGTCTTTTGACTGAAAGTCTGAGATATCGGTGGTCATTTTAAATAATAATGGCCCCCTGACAGCTTCAGGGAAAGTATTAACAGCAACAAAAAACGCTATCATCGCTGTATAGATGTCGTAAAAGCTTTCCATCGTCATGATAGTAGGTGCGGTATCGGTCATGATTGCGGCAGCACGTTCACACAGGGCATCAGTATCAGCGATGTGCGGAACGAGAAGCGTCATCGTCGCAAGCTGTGTATGGATGTCGCGTATCGTAGGAATAGCGTTAAGAACAGTGCTGAACAATTCTATTTTCTGCGCGTCGTCAGCAACTTTTGCGGTGTAGTCTAGGATTATAGACGTTATTTTTTTCTGATAGTCTTGAATTTGTTTTTTTCGATAGTCTGTTCCCATAGAAAGATAGTGT encodes:
- a CDS encoding chorismate synthase, whose amino-acid sequence is MNRFGKMFAVTIFGESHGPKIGAVIDGCPPGIPITTEDMLADLARRKSGARGTTTRHENDIPTILSGVFNGKTTGTPLCITFDNNDTDATPYEEIKDTPRPGHADLTALQKYQGYNDYRGGGHSSGRLTAPIVAAGTIAKKILGDITIKATIITPDIEKAVDNAIATNDSIGAIIQCQIKNIPPGLGEPFFDSIESLISHAIFAIPGIKGIEFGAGFSATTMPGSEYNDTIINTAGKTSTNHSGGINGGITNGNDIIFRVAVRPTATISQKQNTVNLNTGKPTTITHQGRHDTCFALRTPVIIEAMAAITIADFKCQGLCP
- the aroA gene encoding 3-phosphoshikimate 1-carboxyvinyltransferase — translated: MHSTKLIRPSYIDGSVKAPPSKSMTIRALIAASLAKGTSTIQNPAKCDDTKAALKIIEALGAKAKEKGDKIIIEGGGKPSESVLYCMESGLCMRIAPALAALHDRKFMITGSGSLSYRPIDMVVEPLKMAGAQCEIDKNSTKIHVEGPLKGGDITVDGSMTSQVVTGLLMTLPLVDKNSTITVKNPTSIPYIAMTIALLKKYGIKITHDDTYENFKIKGKQKYKPCTYNIEGDWSAAAPMLVAGAIRGKTFVSGVDILSEQADKEILSVLKDAGAYVDLRDDGIAVEKRDLKAFEFDVTNHPDLLPPLVALACYCQGQTEITGIERLRYKESDRVQALATELSRLGAYISCEDNSMIITGKALTGGFADANNDHRIAMALAIAALRAQGDVFIEGWKSVAKSYPNFFQHLEAISE
- a CDS encoding type I 3-dehydroquinate dehydratase, which translates into the protein MLPKICVSIAEKSVPPDVDFAEIRLDMMDVTVEDVADIFAAPIPLIATCRPEKYDDDTRKELLITAIRHGAKFVDIEVDAEEQYRNDIIAAAKKYGTTVIISFHDEEKTPTQKTLEDIVSQCFECGADIAKIACNISSRDDSEILLSLMKDDKKIISVAMGEQALSSRAEALRRGSLFTYAALAPGKETAPGQPDIKTLQRYMTKCFAVVGNPVFHSISPTIFDAAFKENNHNATYTRITADDVIDIIALVKRHDIAGFNVTSPFKEAIIPYLDELDDTAQYVGAVNTVVVKDKKLIGYNTDIKGVTETLKSHKISPKKAVVLGGGGAAAAAAYAMTTTAEDTVVINRTPYKAQKIAQKFGCRTAPLENIAEELRNADILISCITAQHNPIPPSALHKDLVVFDANYKTSPLATIARQQGCTTIDGIQWLINQAIPTCELFLDGKAPRQAMEKALSKKDNKKHVAIIGFMGAGKTTIAQELAKMMKIIAIDVDDIIEKETAKTIAKIFSEEGEKSFREKEKLQLEKVCSQKQPHIISCGGGIILDENNSELLKKHCITIFLSASQETIKERIKNDTSRPLYNEKTAGNILVARNKYYTTTADIVIMTDNKTPQQVAAHAFDEINTSLIHRW
- a CDS encoding phage antirepressor protein, which codes for MKNIPEQKNKIVLFRSRKIRRAWHNDDWYYSLVDIVGVLIESVNPTDYLKKIRKRDEELGAYLGTKCPQVEMLTETGKKRKTLAGNTKDVFRIIQSIPSPKAEPFKRWFAKVGKERLDEIENPELAQERMKELYEKKGYPKDWIDKRLRGMAIRQNLTGEWQERGIEHQQDFAILTAEISKATFGMTPCEYKKHKNIPAKSKANLRDNMTDFELIFTMLGEKVTTEISHKEEPRGMPENKKVAKRGGSVAGNARKETEKELGRSVISDENFLETVDETKQLSLFSEQN
- a CDS encoding phosphatase PAP2 family protein, which produces MNVFHAIQLDWIRSLQVLRCPFFDMFFRMLDGADRFMFSIAIVSFAWYVCSRRLGITFFYLLFTSFLVNTIAKISFGLPRPFHIDSSLDVLHSPIYSKSLGFPSGAAQTAVILASLIFLTSKNLYLRIASILFGVFLCLSKVYLGLHFPSDIVGGLVIGGVIVVVGNTVSSYIEARWFTMPLWRRVLITSLFPVLFAMTLLFPATSKFFHYFGLTAGVGIGILLSTRWDIASVPPRSLIVRFLHAGIVVAVFLALSVFLSGFPYIAFTSVFLGLWLSLFGGQVFLPRSFR
- a CDS encoding NAD(P)/FAD-dependent oxidoreductase, encoding MQAHKKKYSAVFIGAGAAGIFAANRYAALSSGGSILVLERSQDPLSKLKISGGGRCNVTNSCFDIRELAKNYPRGHRELIGPFSVFQPSDMIEWLRSRGVELKTEEGGRVFPVTDSSQTIIDCLLDEANDLGVSINYNSSVKEIKHEKDGGFFIRLQDGEVLCAEAIMLATGSGGDGYRLAASLGHRVITPIPSLFTFNIPKFSLRDLSGVSVEDVVISLPKLKIKQRGPLLITHWGFSGPAALKLSAWGARDLHDMSYLTTCVIDWIPEVSEKKLRILLEEKSVCCPKKSLSNSPIVNSIPKKLWETLLSLSGVDIALRWNDVSKKAKERILQRLKYDSHRISGKTVFKQEFVTCGGVDLSEVNFKSMESKKVPGLFFGGEILDIDGITGGFNFQAAWTTGYIAGSAMSSAGDSL
- a CDS encoding phosphotransferase — translated: MYYSGDRIYEDLDILGISPTSVEPIIHDDAISSTVFRVHSSHGKSYIMKYFFSGDRLRREAFYLSHLRGIIPVPDIIDTVASGEDFGGALLIEDVSGVLLKSSTLSDSCASKIGETLALLHDVSVDRYGDLSNDEDVTASPREEMQIYFERSFAECSSITDASLLGLCKKFVLEHIHILDDAEGPCIVHRDYRPGNIIVDGDDVKAVIDFENARGSFAEEDFAQMERLAWHHYPTTRNAFLQGYKTVRPLPAHLDDITPLLLVLKALGAIGFTYERKTWEGKHRHIYEDNVDFLKELFRHRLL
- the aroF gene encoding 3-deoxy-7-phosphoheptulonate synthase — protein: MTIEDCKHVALGDKVPTTIRIGDVVIGGGFAVIAGPCAVESETMMLDIAEAVKDGGADMLRGGIFKPRTSPYDFQGLGNEGLQILKKARKTTGLPIVVEILDTRDVAIAEDIDVIQIGSRNMQNFALLKEVGKTRKPILLKRGANATIEEWLCSAEYILAEGNPNVILCERGIRTFETYTRNTLDLGAVAAVKTLTHLPVIVDPSHATGRPELILPMALAAAAAGADGIIVEVHNNPAEALCDGKQALTPQQFSKIAKDVRRLHTYLTRKPLL